The Primulina huaijiensis isolate GDHJ02 chromosome 12, ASM1229523v2, whole genome shotgun sequence genome has a window encoding:
- the LOC140989932 gene encoding uncharacterized protein, with protein MGNLKRWSVTYTKHVKQKRKVYQDGYLELQDSGYKIMLYDEYDKLLETRFVKKDDVINSGESMTFDSYLVDIGEQCVGNKPFSSLNCQDNNKKVKQKLSSSCNHGYKNNSDRKPFFGERTRLIKLSPSQKIIREFKNSELNKYKSFSSPSFPDMTKSTKIEWQVLYTAQLTQKAKKFHDGFLQLIVRGSQGRQVMLYDTNRRLLDSRFLKKNELVKCGESLAFEGHLVEIGELEDHKLPIDLTPPETNHKIVGKNISDNQPEISCNEKFHAGQPQYNTSQKEHSDFGDSSCKVVDTNIICRTPTNVPKRAASEILSILRKPMIQEKLVSENKHLPEEQNGSHSLVHSDIKHHINIYAQNCNRSAEVKVIEEVFDDDCNNKILKCEGVEILNGAENCSVYENARRSQARSTAFHLSSGTINNTLLTCNVEGTDNSELESISSAAEPQILVTPTLNSFGQTTSTSASLMKANKNVELENPTQIISCKELGAKLTAASTNDFNSNILEKFCEENKGTSSVDHGGVHGFGMADSNNGASQDTSDVEQEARMYDFVAEEIAEFPSFDLGF; from the exons ATGGGGAATTTGAAGCGATGGAGCGTAACTTACACGAAACATGTTAAACAGAAGCGTAAAGTCTATCAAGACGGTTATCTAGAGCTTCAAGACTCTGGCTACaag ATCATGCTTTATGATGAATACGACAAGCTCTTGGAGACTAGGTTTGTGAAAAAAGATGATGTTATCAATTCTGGTGAATCAATGACATTTGACTCCTACCTTGTGGACATTGGCGAGCAGTGTGTGGGGAATAAACCTTTTTCTAGTTTGAATTGTCAAGATAACAATAAGAAAGTTAAACAGAAATTAAGTTCATCATGCAATCACGGGTACAAAAATAACTCAG ATAGGAAGCCTTTTTTTGGGGAAAGAACTCGACTGATTAAGTTAAGTCCATCACAAAAAATTATCCGAG AGTTCAAGAACAGTGAATTAAACAAGTATAAGTCTTTTTCTTCACCAAGTTTTCCGGACATGACAAAATCCACTAAAATAG AATGGCAGGTCTTGTATACTGCACAGTTAACACAAAAGGCAAAGAAGTTTCATGATGGATTTTTACAGCTTATAGTTCGTGGATCACAAGGGAGGCAG GTCATGTTGTATGATACAAACAGACGGCTCTTGGATAGCAGGTTTCTGAAAAAGAACGAACTAGTTAAGTGTGGTGAATCACTAGCATTTGAGGGTCATTTAGTAGAAATTGGAGAACTGGAAGATCATAAGCTGCCAATCGATTTGACTCCACCAGAGACAAATCACAAAATAGTTGGAAAAAATATATCTGATAATCAACCTGAAATATCATGCAACGAGAAATTTCATGCTG GACAACCACAATACAACACTTCTCAAAAGGAACATTCTGACTTTGGTGATTCAAGTTGCAAGGTTGTAGACACCAATATAATTTGTAGAACACCTACAAATGTGCCTAAACGTGCTG CCAGTGAAATCTTGTCCATTCTCCGAAAACCCATGATTCAGGAAAAGTTGGTCTCAGAGAACAAACATTTACCGGAGGAGCAAAATGGCTCACATTCTTTAGTTCATTCTGATATCAAGCATCACATAAACATCTATGCACAAAATTGTAATCGAAGTGCAGAAGTTAAAGTAATAGAGGAAGTCTTCGATGATGATTGCAACAATAAGATTTTAAAATGCGAGGGTGTTGAAATTCTAAATGGTGCAGAAAATTGCtcagtttatgaaaatgcaAGAAGATCTCAGGCTAGGTCAACTGCATTCCATCTCAG CTCTGGAACTATTAACAATACATTGCTCACCTGTAATGTTGAGGGCACTGATAATAGCGAGTTGGAGTCAATTTCTTCAGCTGCAGAGCCTCAAATACTGGTAACTCCGACCTTGAATTCATTTGGACAAACAACTtcaacatcagcatctctcatgAAAGCAAACAAAAATGTGGAGCTCGAAAATCCCACCCAAATCATTTCATGCAAAG AGCTTGGAGCTAAACTAACTGCCGCATCAACAAATGATTTTAACTCCAATATACTAGAAAAG TTTTGTGAAGAAAACAAAGGAACCAGTAGTGTAGACCATGGAGGAGTTCATGGTTTTGGTATGGCTGATTCAAATAATGGTGCTTCTCAAGATACCTCGGATGTTGAACAGGAGGCTCGAATGTATGATTTCGTTGCAGAGGAAATAGCCGAGTTCCCAAGTTTTGATCTTGGATTTTGA
- the LOC140989147 gene encoding bidirectional sugar transporter SWEET7, translating to MFSKEDARTVVGIIGNVIALVLFLSPVPTFYRIWKKKSVEQYSPIPYLATFINCGLWVLYGLPVVHPHSTLVVTINGAGLVIEIVYLSLFIVFSDAKKRLKLVATVVMECIFVAVLALLVLTLAHSTKLRSTVVGSICMIGNIMMYAAPLSVMKLVITTRSVEYMPFFLSLFSFLNGISWTAYALIRFDPFIVAPNGMGTILGLAQLLLYATFYKSTKRIMAERKAQPEMGLAEKKSQINAV from the exons atgttttCCAAGGAGGATGCTCGCACCGTAGTTGGTATCATAg GTAACGTCATTGCACTCGTATTGTTCCTGTCTCCTGT GCCAACTTTTTATCGGATATGGAAGAAAAAATCGGTGGAACAATACTCGCCAATACCCTACTTGGCCACATTCATCAACTGTGGTCTATGGGTTCTGTACGGCCTGCCTGTTGTGCACCCTCACAGTACCCTAGTGGTGACCATCAATGGCGCGGGCTTGGTGATTGAGATTGTGTATCTATCACTCTTCATTGTATTCTCCGATGCCAAGAAACGACTCAAGTTGGTGGCGACGGTCGTGATGGAGTGCATTTTCGTGGCGGTTTTAGCCCTTCTTGTCTTGACTTTGGCTCATTCAACCAAGCTCCGGTCCACCGTCGTCGGTAGCATTTGCATGATTGGGAACATTATGATGTACGCTGCCCCGTTGTCGGTCATG AAGCTGGTGATCACAACGAGAAGTGTGGAGTACATGCCATTTTTCCTTTCTCTCTTCTCCTTCCTCAATGGGATTAGTTGGACTGCTTACGCCCTTATTCGTTTCGATCCCTTCATTGTT GCTCCAAACGGGATGGGAACTATTCTTGGGCTGGCCCAGCTTTTATTATACGCTACCTTCTACAAGTCCACCAAACGAATCATGGCCGAAAGAAAGGCCCAACCAGAAATGGGCTTAGCTGAAAAGAAATCGCAGATCAATGCAGTTTAG
- the LOC140990113 gene encoding protein ABIL2-like, with translation MDETMDDVFASSFKDLKNLREQLYSAAEYFESSYVNENHKHFLVEGSKDYVARALVHTVDHLGSVADELNKFLDEKVNEFSDTNIRYSSIQQRLSTYQGFLDLRGLSKQSTIKHHKKYNIPDADNVTSAKSKFLLKNCSPCPEYDKHQPEQNITFDKAFQASKSEHKSSVLRKGHSRITSVENSPISKIFSYSRVVSDKESGRCSVSPLRLLLRRSGTIHYRSMSPSPSNEEHKRPLIEPRRAVSVCCRSDMRNRERDIESYVKKSGHMFKAFLNIHRSRKES, from the exons ATGGATGAAACAATGGATGATGTATTTGCTAGTAGCTTCAAG GATTTGAAAAATCTGAGGGAACAATTATATTCAGCAGCCGAATATTTCGAGTCATCCTATGTCAACGAGAATCATAAACACTT TTTGGTAGAGGGGTCGAAAGATTATGTTGCCAGAGCTCTTGTCCATACCGTTGATCATTTGGGCTCTGTGGCTGATGAACTCAACAAATTCTTGGATGAAAAAGTCAATGAATTCTCTGATACAAATATTCGATATTCTTCCATTCAACag AGACTAAGCACTTACCAAGGATTCTTGGATTTGAGAGGCCTATCGAAACAATCGACGATAAAGCATCATAAGAAGTACAACATTCCAg ATGCAGATAATGTTACATCAGCTAAATCAAAGTTTTTGCTCAAAAATTGCAGTCCATGTCCTGAATATGACAAGCACCAACCAGAGCAAA ATATTACATTTGATAAAGCATTTCAAGCATCAAAATCGGAGCATAAATCATCTGTATTAAG AAAAGGACATTCAAGGATCACAAGTGTTGAAAATTCTccaatttctaaaattttctcTTACTCGAGAGTCGTGTCTGATAAAGAATCAG GGAGATGCTCTGTCTCACCTCTTCGTTTGCTACTGAGAAGGTCGGGCACAATCCATTATAGATCAATGTCACCAAGCCCTTCTAACGAAGAACACAAG CGTCCATTAATAGAACCAAGACGAGCCGTTTCCGTGTGCTGCAGATCCGACATGAGAAATCGAGAAAGAGATATCGAATCTTATGTCAAGAAAAGTGGCCATATGTTCAAAGCATTTCTTAACATACATCGATCAAGAAAGGAATCGTAG
- the LOC140989934 gene encoding uncharacterized protein isoform X4, translated as MVRGSGVLLKCAGVGINTSLLEMLVCPLSKQPLRLCVKTNSLISDSIGVSYPIVDGIPRLVPTDGNIIDAADQISHPEKLS; from the coding sequence ATGGTGAGAGGGAGCGGAGTGCTGCTAAAATGCGCCGGGGTCGGAATAAACACCTCCCTCCTGGAGATGTTGGTCTGCCCACTATCCAAGCAGCCCTTGAGACTTTGCGTGAAAACCAATTCCCTAATAAGCGATTCAATCGGCGTTTCTTATCCAATTGTGGATGGAATTCCTCGCCTTGTCCCCACCGACGGGAACATAATCGATGCCGCCGATCAAATATCTCATCCCGAGAAG